The Chiloscyllium punctatum isolate Juve2018m chromosome 42, sChiPun1.3, whole genome shotgun sequence genome includes a region encoding these proteins:
- the LOC140465544 gene encoding heat shock protein 30C-like translates to MLSYRAFHPSRLCQQPVYTLVPVAHRLWEPLECNMWEQVEDARKGMNFINRVLEEVIREFFQEVPRIQDNRFGQNRKGNRQSEDKDGDGFSVSLNVQGFPAEELSVKVFERKVLVTGKHEKKCDDGCGCYSYKYEEFRREFQLPEDVDAEALRCGLSQDGRLKVQAPRLALPAVNERIIPINITSETTTTPRLNSDQETEKEECGKDVGNKKDEEQMNS, encoded by the coding sequence ATGCTGAGCTATCGGGCTTTCCACCcttcacgtctgtgccagcagcCTGTATACACACTGGTGCCTGTTGCACACAGGCTCTGGGAACCACTTGAATGTAACATGTGGGAACAGGTGGAAGATGCGAGAAAGGGCATGAACTTCATCAATCGAGTTCTTGAGGAGGTGATAAGAGAATTTTTTCAGGAAGTGCCAAGAATTCAGGACAACAGGTTTGGCCAAAACAGAAAAGGTAATAGACAATCCGAGGACAAGGATGGAGATGGCTTTTCTGTGTCCCTGAATGTCCAAGGCTTCCCCGCAGAAGAGCTGAGTGTGAAAGTATTCGAAAGGAAAGTGCTGGTGactggaaaacatgagaaaaaatGTGATGACGGCTGCGGCTGTTACAGCTACAAATATGAAGAGTTCAGGAGAGAAtttcagctgccagaggatgtcgaTGCTGAAGCTCTTCGATGCGGTTTGTCACAGGACGGTCGGTTAAAGGTTCAAGCCCCACGCCTGGCACTGCCAGCTGTGAATGAACGGATCATTCCCATCAACATCACCTCGGAAACGACAACCACTCCCCGGCTCAATTCTGaccaggagacagagaaagaggagtgTGGGAAAGATGTGGGGAACAAGAAAGATGAAGAACAGATGAACAGCTAA